AGCTGCGAGTGCTGCGTCGtcttgtgtgacaggtgtcagtGTTAAGgtacaatactgccacctgggaggtcaaccaggtactggcgatggagtatttacatgtggtgttatcataagagaacggTTCATTATAAATATTGCGGTTATCGCTAATAACAGTATATAACGGTCACACACAAAATTAACACAATAtcaataattgttgctttgaatattaCGGTTATCATCAATACTGGTATATCGTGACACCcctaatacataatatatactaaatgtatgttacaatatttacaaataatagaCTATAGTGctgtatgttttaaatgaaggttttacCATAGTAAACTGTTTATTGCATTTATACCATAGTAAaaatttgtatgcatttgttACAGGTGATGCTGTAGTAGTATACACTGATGGCTGCTGCACAGCCAATGGGAGAGCAGGAGCACGTGCAGGAATTGGTGTATATTGGGGTCGTGATCATCCACTGTAAGTCATCTCTGATTAAGAGCATtctaaaaaacaacagcaatactTTCATGTCCACTGTTTCTTTTGCCCTGTGAACATTTTCACTGTTTTgtaagtgtcaaaaaaaaaaaaaaaatattttaaatactttgtttcCCAAAATGTGGCTGAGAGGCTTCCAGGAAGACAGACCAACCAAAGAGCAGAGCTGCAGGTAAGAACAGTGAGGTGTTCACAAGCAGTGTTCGTTCTAAATTCTTATACCCTTTTATCGATATCCGTATCAGTAAATATTTCATCACAGGCTGCTTGCAAGGCACTCGAGCAAGccagagaaaataattttaaaaaggttGTGATATACACGGACAGCAAGTTCACCATTAATGGTATGTACTTCCTGCTGTTCtgtttaaatactatatatatctcaaacacacacacacacacactctcatacataCACGTAACTTACAAAtagtaattttgagtttatttcaatgtttgtgaagttacttttttttttcgctttCCAAAGGCATTACAAGTTGGGTTAAGACTTGGAAGTCTAATGGCTGGAGGCTAAAAGGTGGTGGGGCCATAGTCAACAAGGACGACTTCCAAAAGCTGGATAAACTAAACGCAGAACTTGAGGTCGTATGGGTATGTTTTATCTGTACTCACAGTAATGTACAATATGGCATCTGCTCATCAGTTTGTGCATTTCAAGCATGATGTCCCAACCTTTGTGTGTAAACATTCTTTTGGGATGGAAATGTGCAGCTGTAAACTTTCACTCTATCTTTTTTGATAAACGCACACAAAGAGAGATGTCTTGCATATCTGCATAATTTTTGCTGATGCAGGTAATTAAGGAGGGAATGTGATATCAAAGCAGCTGATATATTAAGAATGCTGTGATTTATAGCCATTATATTGTCTGGAAGTGATCTTTAACTACTTCTGAATGTAGGATAGTGAATATACTGCACTTCTTGTTCAAAACTTGGTATTGATGTAAACTGGCTGGATGACTATAGTTACTAGCACTTTACAATCAAACATAACACACAgcgtctgaaaaaaaaagaatcaattcaGTGTTAGAGTCCAGCGACAACAATATTAAATCAGTATCCAAGTATTAAATCTAACTTTCATATATTGAAGACTATACCAGAACTTTGAGAAACTGAGAGATACCTTCAGGCTACAATAgctatttattataattgtttcatACTAAcattaatgtttagttttttgaagaaactgtttttcattttttgtaaaaaaaaattgaggacaGTCTATCCATGTCAGAACCCTGCTGCTCACTTTCAAATGTTCTCTGGCATTATGCAATGAGTGATGAAACAAATGCATGGCATGGCcagtgaaatgaataaatgaagaaatgtaCCATCTCTCTTATTCTTCATTTCTAGATGCACATTCCAGGTCATGCTGGCTATACAGGCAAtgaggaagcagacagactgtcCAGGGAGGGAGCAGCAAAGCCCTCGTCTTAGTCCAGTGTTGCTATGTTCATTTTATAATgctacattttgttttatgtgcCTAGGATGAGGTTGTAGTTTGTTTACCCTTGATGgctaatgcactttttttttcttttgttgggcTAGTGTTGTAATGTTCTCTAAGCAACTCTCGAAAAACAAGATTTCATCTTTTCTGAAGAGCAGTGCTTatccaaaatgtttgtttttgattgttctgTCAATTAAAGTGTCATATATATTGTTCCTGAGATTGATTGCTGGTACTTATTTTCCCATCTCTCAGAAGCACTTAGAACATTTTTGGGATCCATTACAAGAGACAAAAATAATTGTAGTGATTGTACCGGTGTAAGTCTCCAACCTGGCTAATATTCTGCCACCGTAATGTATTATTGATTCTTTATCTCTGAATGCATCATCTTGCTCTTATTTTCAGCAAGGTGTTTTCAGTTAAGAAATGGTCATGGCTCTCAAATGCACCAGTGCTGAAATGCCTCAGTGTGAACAGCAGGAGTCACTGCAGTTCAGGATGAAAACTTAGATTTTATCTTTACAAAAATCTAGCTTTGCTCTCTTATTACGGAGCCTTTCCTATCTTCACCCGTGTTATTTTAACTAAATGATGGGgatattctgattttattgtttttagtatttttttttttaattttcttcacaGCTGATGAGAACTTCGTCCAATTCGCTTTATCCAGTTAATATTTAAACCTATGAAAATGATTTACACAGAAGGATTTCAACATTTTCAAggaatatttttttcccaaaaatgaaaattgacatTTAGTCATGTTCAAAATCTGACTTATTTCTTCTTTGAACACAAAAAgatcattcagatttttttttttttagtctaaagTCCAGATTTTTTTTGACCACAAGTCTCATCAAAATACCAAAGAGGAAAGAAGGTTATAAAGGTTTGGAAACATGAATCTGgaaaaatgaattttcattatATAGTGAGAGCCTTGGCCTGTTCTCTTCTTCTTAAATTCTCTTCGTTCTGTCGTTTATCTCAAGCTATAAGGGTCCTGTCCGATTCTCTGCTTTAAGCCTGCGTCTAGACAGATGCCTTGAGTGTTGTCTTAAATACAGATAAGCTGCACAGCAGGCTGAGGAGGAGTGAAGGCAACTTCTCTTTCATGAAATAAACAGGTGAGAATCCCAACACTAGGGCCCCAGCGCGGCCCGTCCTGACCTTCGCTTGCAGAGCTCAGCTTCTCTGAATTCCCGCTGAGATCCAAGACCTTCAGAGCGGGATGTGCGGTCAACAGTTATAGGTCAGGAGACTCCGATTGTCCTTGCCTGGTGAAAACAAGGAGGATTTAGTGCTCGTAACCTTTCACAGCTTCAGGTTTCTTGAGCCTGCCTTGTATGGAGGATTGTCTCTTTGCAAGTCTTATTGTTGGATCTGAAGATGAAAACTATCCTCAAGCCTAATGGGGAATGTAGATTAGCTCATTCTGTAATATTTATGGAAGTTAGTTGTTCCAACTGGTAACGTTTAGAACTCATCTGAAGGCTATTTGATAATCAAACACGGTGATAATTTGTTGGAGATTAAGGGAAGGAGGAGGCACACCAAAAACACCCCATCATTACAGCACATCTGGTCTCTGCTCTCTTCAAAAACCATGTCACAGCTGACTCGGGCCCTCAAATCTGGAAGGAAGTGTAGGGGAATTAACACTAATGAATCCAACAACCACACGATGAGGCCTCTTTGTGCAGGGACTTCAATGGAAGCCACATTCGGAGCAGGCACAGCGAGGCACAATCAAAGGCACCAGCAAGCCGTTACCACGGGAGCAAAACTGCAGCTTGTAACCGAACAGACATCTGTTTCCATGACAGCTGTCTGGAACGGCATCAGCCTAACTAACTGCTGCCTCAGAACAAGTCTGACTGTTTGATATCTCTTGCGATAAAGACAGAGAAGATTCTGTCAGAAACCCTCGCCGCTTGTTGTTGTGATGCGCTAATGCGAAGAGAGAGTttgaatttgtgtttattttgttgggCTTTGAAGCTGCCGGAATCATAGACTGCAAAATAGTAGAAGGGAGAAGAAACGTACCCGAGAGAAGTAAACATATGGAGCAAACTACCGCGGTGTGCTCGACGGAAGCCGCTTCCGCGAAGGGTAAAGGAAAAACAACTTAACTACAAGTTAAACAATAACTTTTTTGACAGTGTTGATTACAGTTAAATTTATTTCCACCTTTCCCTCCTTTTCTTAAACAggcaaatctgttttttttcactgaagcACTTAAAATGAAGTGAATGGGccaaatatgtaaacattaaaatcgTCTGTATAGCCACCAAACGTGAAACAGTATGCATGGAAACAcggttttaatgtgtaaaatataagttttatcCAATTTTGCAACTATAAACTAAAAAAcgaaagtaaaaataatttaaacagctTTATAGGCACGTGATAATGcacgttttaacatttaacatttggCTACGTTACTATTTCTGCTTACAtgacattttctattttctaaatgaCTATTTTCCAAAAGCATCTTAATGATCTTATTGCGAATAATTGATGCTTTTTTCCCGTAATTTTTCATTACAATGTCATAACTTGGTCTTCCAGTGAAATGGCAGATTCACTTTTGACGTGTATGACTTAGCCAATTATTTAGCTTGATTTATTTAGCTTCTTTTTTTCAATAATCTTTTTTCACTTGGATGTACATGACAAGGATTCAATGATCGGTCGCTACTTCGCttaaatagtaaattaaaaattGGTCCCATTTGCTTCCATTTTAACTGCCACACTGTAGCCTtaatttttgctttgaaaaatgaAATCATACTTTCTGTTATCAATATAATGCCACAAATTCTGTTGACTGAATATAACTTGCACTAAACTGAAATGTTCCTTTAAATAGGACAGTAGCTCTAGTTCTTCATGGTTGAGACACCCGCCTGGTGGTCTGCTGTTTGCCAGGGCCTGCCCGCAGAGAGGGGCTTGACAAGGTGAGCTCCAGCACTGCGGCAGCACTCTGCAGCTttcattctcattctctctcactcCACCCTCCCTATCTCTCAGACAGAACACCTGCTTAGGAGCTCTCCAAAACCCTCACTACACTGAGATACCACCACAgctagagtaaaaaaaaaaaagcactgcacCGTCTTATATGTGCATCAAAACACAAAGTCCTTGACCCAAATAGTGCAGATGGCCGTGCTCTGAACTGACACTTAAATCAGTGAGCTCAGGAGAGTCTGCCGTGTCGCCTGGCCTTCAGGCTGCCTCagactgtgtgtgtatgagactGACTCATCAAGCTACCAGAGAACTCAATTTAATCCCACAGCAGGAGATTCATTCTCTTAAAGCTGAAGTTCCCCATCACGTGCTCGCTGATGAGGCGGCCGCAGCACCTCCTCACACATAACCAAAGTGAGCCAGTCGTGCTGGatttttaatgatacatttgtCAAGCAGCTACTGAGCAATATTTTCAGCATTTGTAaggagaaaaacaaaaggaaCATCTGTGTCTCTGTCACCCTTACTTGCACAAGGGGTTGTTAGATCATTaagaaaatctttctttctttctttctttctttctgtagttctctttctttctctttctttctttctgtagtcttttcctgtttttatttttctttctttctgtattttttcttcctttgtatttttctttctttctggagttcattttttttctttttattctttctttctggagttcatttgtctgtctttctttctttctttctttctttctttctttctttcttatgttgttattgtatttaatttcagtttctttctttctttctttctttctttctttccatagTTCTTTTGTTCAGTAGTTCTGTAATTCTGTCCTCctttctgtatttctttcttttcctgtGGTTCTTTATTTCCCCAAGTGTTTGCGACTTATATTTTTCTCTCAATCTTACTTTTAATTACAATTTCCATTACCCAACTGGTGATTTTAGTGGATACATAAATTCACTTATACAGGTTTCCTATAGCAGGTTTAGTTCTTAAAATTGGAAACGTCCAATTggtaagtgtccaaatactttttttttcttttttttcattttgaatgctatacctatttaaaatattacttttttttttgttgtgttttttttttttatggtggaggctaatttgtttgatttttttttatattgtgttattattgtgagatgttttttttgtgttttcacactCTTTGGGGCCACTATATCTACTTTATGGTATAGTCATATTTTGTAGTCATGTAGAAAGTAATTTGTTTGTAGtctatttgtaaatgttttttaaaaataatatgtttttcaaGATTTCCAGAAGAATCAAACTCACTTGGTGGTATTGTTACTAGATGACCATCTGAGTCCTCACCTTGATGAGGTTGCCAGTCAGATTTGGCGTGCTCTGAACTGCCCTTGACCGTGAGACGAGATACcacagagaggaagagacagagggagagtTAGTCAGAGAAAGGTAGAGGGGGTGACAAGGTGAAGAGCAAATGATGCCATTAAAGGCAACAGCTGCTTGCTGAAGCAGGGGCTGGACTGGTCAACCCTGCCACCCATAATGATAACAAGGTCAGCGGGGTCACACCGCTCAGCATCACACCACCCTGCTCCCCCATCCATCAGTTTTCCCACCTCTAATTATGCAGCAGCCTTCTAACCAAGCATGAGATATTATTACAGAGACGAGACCCCCCTCTCCCTAGATGCATAATGAAGAGCGAGTCGTCTGTGAAGGGAGGCGGATTGTGCCGACAGCCAAACGCAAGATCACTGAGATGGTGCAGCATTATAACATCCCTTTTTCAAGCACAAAAATGCACCGGCATGGACTTGTGAAGACATTGCATCCTTATAAAGTTCTTCAGTTTGTAGTCCTAAAACCGAAAAGAGAATAAGTTATGGAAATTTCCCTTAGGAATTTTGCATGGGTTTTTAGAATAGGGACCATTGGTTCTCTGATGTAGTAAGCACATAAAACTTACTTTCCTGTGGTGGTAGTCCTTATGTAGCAACTTGTTAGTGACTTGCTTTTAAACGCACACAATGGTTTCATGATTGATGTCTGACTGTGCATAATTTAGGTtgtgaaacaaaacattaaaatcgtTAATAACAtccttgaagggatagttcacacaaaattaaaaaatatttggccCATATTTACTCACCTatattgttgttccaaacctgtatgactttctttcttcagtggaacatttttaaaatgtttcaatgtttttctgtgatgatttggaccccactgactttcattatgcGGAAAAACagacactcttcaaaatatcttctcctAAAAGCCTATCTGAAATTCCCAAGGAAATCCAAGGAGAACAAGCCTTCCCTGTTGACTTAAAAAGTGATATAATGACTGAAAAGgtctatttatttgttcatttctgTCTGAACTGAAGCTTTGTAATTAGCTGAagctgtgtatatgtatatagcaAACATCATTTACTGAGGCAGAACAGCATATTTTTAACCCACTTGTGAGGAGTGGGACATGTGAATTTGCATGAGGAACACAGGATTGTATTAAACACTGAATCACGCTCATGTTCCTCCCCTAGCACCTGAGGGGCTTTAGAAAATAACATCATAATTGCCACAATCAGCTCGTGAACCTGGGTTACCTCCATGCCCACAGCTCTGCCTGTGCACTGGTAGAGTCCCATGTTTAATCTTAATGAGCGTGAGATGCAGGCAGACACACTGTGGGGCGCAGGGCCCTGCTGAGCACCAGGGTATTagcagaaaagagagagagagagcgaacagTGAGATAGAGCAGAGGAAGCGtgctaaaacatgaaaaaagatgAGAGcataagatttaaaatgttagagGGCTCAGAATACATAGTTGGAGGATGTGAAAACAGGAAAGAGCTCTGTTGGACAGGAAGCATTGACAAAATGccatatagatatttaaatactAAGGGGAAAATGCCTcagtattgaatatatatatatatatatatatatatatatatatatatatatatatatatatttatattatctagCATTTGATTTATTACACTATTTTATTATTGGCCTGtctaagtatatatttaaaatgattttggttCTACTacagttgcatttttttaattgcaacttCTTCATACAATTTCAGCTTTTACTTTTTGAAATGgcaattgcatattttaaaattaaaactttttctcATGACAGAGACTATTTCTCTTAAGTGTGACTTAGCCAACaatcattgtatgggtcaaaattatcaatttttcttttatgccaaaaatcattacgaTATTAAGtatagatcatgttccatgaagaaattttgtaaatttcttactgtaaatattaagttgtgatatttttgattagtaatatgcattgctacggacttaatttggacagctttaaaggcaattttctcaatatttagattttttttgcaccctaagattcaagattttcacATTTGTATCTCGGCcagatattgtcctatcctaacatacatcaatggaaagcttatttattcagcttttagattaTGTATTCTAGCAGAACATATAATATCTTGTGCATTATAAGCACCTATGTTTGATTTTGATACACCCATATACACTCATCATAGAAGATAAATTTCCTCTGAAAATCAATTCcaagacaataaaataattgcccttcaataaaatgttaatttttaatgttgCGGTATATATAGTGATGATATACAGTAGATGAGAAATTAGTATGAAAAAGACAAGGAGAGCACAGCTGCAAGTATTCAAGTGGTTAATAGGGGATCTCTGGTGCTGCGTTTCTTTCTTTTTGAGAATTTAGGATCGCATGATCAGTGACgtctttaaaatgttcaaaatgtgtaGCTTGCTTGATTGTAGTCAGTATAGAAAAACAACAGGCAATCTGGATGCTGCTGGGAACAGCATGATATGAGTGTAAAATGAGACGGAGTGAGGAAGAGTGCTCTTGCGTACAAAAGCTGAGGGAGCCTTTCTGCACCATCACCATATATTTCCCTTTTCCTCATTCACATTGCAGAAGCGAAGAGAATGAAAGCTTGTTTTCAGTTGTTCTCTAAAGTATTGCTTAAATGAGGGGAAAAATTTAAACAGCCCCAAAAGTTGAAACTTGTTTACTCCTTCTAAAAGAGATGTATTTAATCTTTAGTCAGATGACTCCTCAGGTTCTGAAGTTGTCCAGGtttctgaatttgttttatttttcatttaattatttgtttattttgcctAGTTAGTTGCTGTTGTCAGGTATCTTATCTATCTGTAGAATCTATCCCCCTTCGTCAATGATGGTTGTTCTTGTTGTgtcatcagccaatcagtgttGTTATGAGTAGTAATGTGCCATTTACATCTCAGGTGACTGATATGCATGGAAATGCTAATGGATGCTTTTCTCCAGGACTGTATCCGAAATCGTCCTcataccctcattcactatttcCTTCATTACTCCACTAATACAGTcaactgaatgaataaaaaaacaaatgagtgaattcagacactgcAATTCTCACAGTGCATATATTCTTTAGTCACATCAGTTGTATATTCATTATTGAGGTGCATTATGACACTGAAATGATAATGTCCACTATGGTTTTGAACAGCATTACAAATGGTTGTCTCAAATAGTGTACTAAATGTGTGTATAGGGGGCAATTTCAGCAACAACCCAGGTATTATAGAGGTTTGCATTAATTTCCAACTGATAAAACAGTATGAAATGCTCAATGGTGCCCCCTGTCTACCATCTGACTTCTCAAAACCCAGCTCTCAGACTGATTTATCCatcttctcactctctctttcttcctaATCTTCCACTCCTAGCCAGTTATGCATAAACGACAGACAGTAATCTCCTGACAGGCAGAACCGAACTATATGAAGGCAGTGCTGTAGATAATTCAGGCAAGTTATGAGAACTCAGATGCTGGCTAGTCTGAGTCTCTGCAGCTCATCTGCAGACAGCAGGGCCTGCCTTCAACTTAATTAGCTTCCCCTGAGATCCTCCTCTGACGGCATCAACCTGAATGAACGGGCACATTTGGTGgatgtgggtatgtgtgtgtgtgtgtgtgcgcgacagaaagaaggagagagagcgaCAGAGTGTGCCGACCATGTCCGGTCAAGTGAACAGAGAGGGGGCTCCATTATCAGTCCATCAGATGTGAAGGAATGTCTCCCCGCTGTGGGGCTGGGTCTCAGAGCAGTCCTGACATGCAACGATAGATGGagggaagaaaaagagagagagagtgaggttgATCTTGGCCCACATCTAGCTGTGCAGCAGGGAAAATGCAAAGAGAGGGAAGgaacattgtttttgtttcttctatGAGATGAGTCAGAGGGTTTGTTGTGCCTCATTTTCTATCTCGCTGGAGCATGGCCTTCTACAGCACAACTGCACCAAGCTTGTGGGCAAACAACAGCGGGCatgctgttattttctttttacgACATATATTTCCTTATTTCCATAACTCTTATAAGTGGAAAAGAGGTGACCGTTATCTATTCCTGGTTTCTCATTGACCATGAAACAACATGCCAATAGGCATATTTTAGGTGTAGATAATGGTTATATACTATCAAACGCACCATGTTTGGTTCCTTTACATGTCAGTGAGATGGTCTTTTCCTGTCTAAGTGGATAGGTTTTTATATGTCTTGTGTTTAAGTGCCTTAAAACACTTGACCCACCGTCCACCACGCAGGTATATtaaatgataatagtaataaatgaGTTTGACTCACGCTATATTACCAGTCGCCTGAGGTAGTAACAGTAGCAACAGTATGCTGGTTGAGTGTTTTTCTTTATGATCAATATATATGTGTACATGTGTATGTGtaaatttatatatcatatatacacaaaatgtatCATTTCCAATTAGTCAGAAAGCGCTTAATAGCTGCTTGTGCCACTCACCAGAGGTGAACACGTGCCAATGTCTGatacagaagagaagaaattgttgaataaagtcattatttttgttttctttgtgcacaaaaagtattcttgtagcttcataaatttAACAtcgaaccactgatgtcatatggactattttaatgatgcccTACGTTTATTGGCCTTGGATGTTGTAGTTCTTTTGCGgtctatacagggtcagaaagctctcggatttcatcaaaaatatcttaatttatgttccaaagataaacaaaggtcttacgggtttggaacgacatgagggtgagtaattaataaaagaattttcatttttgggtgaactatccctttaagactaagATGCAAATGTTAGCTTGCACAAAACCTCAAAAGACTTAAAAATTTCTGACAAAAATTCTTCATAAAAGTGAAAAGCAATCACATTAACGGTGTTTCCGCTGTATAACAGAGCTGCGGCTCTATGAGTGTTGTGTTTGCCCTGCACTCTCTGCCTGAATGAATGCTCCACCCCTGCTGATCTACTAGTGCCTGCTGTGACCCCGCGGATAACTTTGTGGTGACCGAAACCACTGCTGATTGATCATCAGAGagaaagaacgagagagagagggaggggcaTTCCACCCATATATAATGTTAAGCTGCCAAGTTGAGCAGATGGCACAAATCAGTGCATGAGTATGcgtcaactctctctctctctctctcactaccAGCAAACATTATAAAGGTCATTAGGGGGTGGGCCAGTACTCTTGTTTACTTCATGTTTTAATATTGCATGTTTTCCAGCTCTAAgagtaaaatgtataatataaaagctcactttattttaagatccagttcttgccattaacaaaccattaactacgacttttgcctcaataaactgctaatttgctgcttattagtaaggcagttgttaagtttaggtattgtgtaggattagggatgtagaaaataatcatgcagaatatgtgctttataagtactaataaacagccaatatgttaataataggcatgctaataagcaactagttaatggtgagaattgaatatctaaaatattatatcaaattcatattataatgatttctgaattatcaAGTAGTACTGATTTCAGCTTTTCCATctcaagaataaattatattttaaatatatatatatatatatatatatatatatatatatatatatatatatatatatatatatatatatatatatatatatatatatatatatatataacagttctttaaattgtaataatatttcacaaaattactgtattttgatcaaataaatgcagccttggtgagcataaaggacttctttcaaaaacattcaaaaatcttaattatttcaaaattttgaccagagatatgtactgtatataggcctatttgttatttctttattatcaAAATCAAAGTAAggacttggtcctttgttcacttaattttaccACAGATTCATTTACAAAAATTACACAGTTCgacattcaaaaaatgtaaacttaaagaCAATGCG
The sequence above is drawn from the Cyprinus carpio isolate SPL01 chromosome B20, ASM1834038v1, whole genome shotgun sequence genome and encodes:
- the LOC109107172 gene encoding ribonuclease H1-like isoform X2, whose amino-acid sequence is MGKKGIFFYAVRKGFRPGVYQTWEECKHQVDKFPSASFKKFASEQDAWAFVRSQSAAASSFGRPKGCDYEALPSRNVPDASMAVPLGSKRTYEEDSDDDDDYYDDDDDDEGLSYPKRVKLTEVPQPKTAAASSDGFTYMGDAVVVYTDGCCTANGRAGARAGIGVYWGRDHPLNVAERLPGRQTNQRAELQAACKALEQARENNFKKVVIYTDSKFTINGITSWVKTWKSNGWRLKGGGAIVNKDDFQKLDKLNAELEVVWMHIPGHAGYTGNEEADRLSREGAAKPSS